The Geobacter sp. AOG2 genome includes a window with the following:
- a CDS encoding ATP synthase subunit I, with protein MTTAINEDNLFAVIVKGSLALLAIMSAAGFIFFSLKTGMGILAGGIIAVVNFAWLRNVLQRILGLMPAKPNLYAQIRFVARIAVTGLVLYVIITSGRFSLAGLLAGLSVIVVNIIALSIYGALRTGG; from the coding sequence ATGACGACAGCGATAAACGAGGATAACCTCTTCGCCGTCATTGTCAAAGGGAGCCTGGCCCTGCTGGCGATTATGAGCGCTGCCGGCTTCATCTTTTTTTCGCTTAAGACCGGGATGGGCATCCTGGCAGGCGGCATCATTGCCGTCGTCAATTTTGCCTGGCTGCGCAATGTACTCCAGCGAATCCTCGGCCTGATGCCGGCTAAGCCTAACCTGTACGCTCAAATCAGGTTCGTGGCCCGGATCGCCGTTACCGGCTTGGTATTGTACGTCATCATCACGTCGGGACGTTTCTCGCTGGCAGGGTTGCTGGCAGGACTGTCCGTAATCGTTGTCAACATAATAGCACTTTCAATATATGGTGCCCTGCGCACGGGAGGTTAG
- a CDS encoding NADH-quinone oxidoreductase subunit A, which yields MLGAYLPILLLVVVAVLFGLVSIVMSSLIGPKKPSTLKLAPYESGCEPVGTARERFSIKFYLIAMLFILFDIEAVFLYPWAILYKKLGVFGLVEMGTFIVILFVGYIYVWKKGALEWE from the coding sequence ATGCTTGGTGCATATCTCCCCATACTTCTCCTGGTCGTTGTCGCCGTTTTGTTCGGACTTGTCTCGATCGTCATGTCCTCGCTCATCGGCCCGAAGAAGCCCTCGACTCTCAAGCTGGCTCCGTACGAGAGTGGCTGTGAGCCGGTCGGCACGGCACGGGAGCGCTTCTCGATCAAGTTCTACCTGATCGCCATGTTGTTCATTCTGTTCGATATCGAGGCGGTGTTTCTGTATCCGTGGGCGATCCTGTACAAAAAACTTGGCGTGTTTGGCCTAGTTGAGATGGGGACCTTTATCGTCATCCTCTTTGTCGGTTACATTTACGTTTGGAAAAAAGGAGCACTGGAATGGGAGTAG
- a CDS encoding AtpZ/AtpI family protein, which translates to MDRDKRDLFKSLSMVSSMGISVVLAIGIGVWFGLTLDRWLGTKPWFFYIFLFIGIAAGFKNIYVIAGREIHRDDDSDKRG; encoded by the coding sequence ATGGATCGTGACAAGCGCGACCTGTTCAAAAGCCTGTCCATGGTGTCCAGTATGGGCATCTCGGTCGTCCTGGCAATAGGAATCGGCGTCTGGTTCGGCCTGACGCTCGACCGCTGGCTCGGCACCAAGCCATGGTTCTTTTATATCTTTTTGTTTATCGGGATTGCGGCCGGTTTCAAGAACATCTACGTAATAGCCGGCAGGGAGATCCACAGAGATGACGACAGCGATAAACGAGGATAA
- the atpB gene encoding F0F1 ATP synthase subunit A, which produces MVHPLLFLEFFRKLLAPLHVNEASADAIAYTWLIIILLLVLSVLATSALKAVPGGLQNFMEVVVGGIENMIIETMGEHGRPYFPLIATLAIFILVSNLTGLIPGFFPPTANINTTAACAVIVFLSTHVVGIKHHGLHYLKHFMGPIAWLAPIMFFIEVIGHLSRPVSLTLRLFGNMNGHELVLMIFFGLAPFLVPLPMMLMGVLVSFIQAFVFMLLAMIYIQGSLEEAH; this is translated from the coding sequence ATGGTTCACCCCTTACTGTTTCTCGAGTTTTTCCGCAAGTTGCTTGCACCGTTGCATGTTAACGAAGCCAGTGCCGACGCCATCGCCTACACTTGGCTGATCATCATCCTGTTGCTGGTGCTTTCCGTGCTGGCTACGTCGGCACTCAAAGCGGTCCCCGGCGGATTGCAGAATTTCATGGAAGTGGTTGTCGGCGGCATTGAAAACATGATCATAGAGACCATGGGCGAACATGGCCGTCCCTACTTCCCACTGATAGCAACCTTGGCGATCTTCATCCTGGTTTCAAACCTGACCGGCCTGATCCCTGGCTTCTTTCCCCCCACTGCCAACATCAACACCACGGCCGCCTGCGCCGTAATCGTCTTTCTCTCGACCCACGTGGTCGGGATCAAGCACCACGGACTTCACTACCTGAAGCATTTCATGGGGCCCATCGCCTGGCTGGCACCGATCATGTTCTTCATTGAGGTCATCGGCCATTTGAGCCGCCCGGTTTCCCTCACCCTTCGTCTCTTCGGCAACATGAATGGCCATGAACTGGTCCTGATGATCTTCTTCGGACTGGCTCCTTTCCTGGTGCCGCTGCCGATGATGCTGATGGGCGTGCTGGTTTCCTTCATCCAAGCCTTCGTTTTCATGCTCCTGGCCATGATCTACATCCAGGGGTCGCTGGAAGAGGCACACTAG
- a CDS encoding fibronectin type III domain-containing protein encodes MGGRFLLLFVVVSLVAGCGKKGPLLYPDMLVPAAVSGLTASQSGSSVKLAFVLPDKDLAGRSLRDLAGVSIFKRVESSLQQPDCPACTDDFHLFRKLYLDLPDAAQVYGNKVVLLDSETPRDTAYSYYVVPFARDNSVGPSSAPVRVRVTRSPLPPVLQVLPAPTEIKLEFVALAPEEGTLVGYNVYRGAKGELMPYLPLNKEPLAETVYVDSGLERKMVYRYVVRAVVRMPWGGIAESVASNEEEGALKEEE; translated from the coding sequence ATGGGCGGTCGTTTTCTGCTGTTGTTCGTTGTAGTGTCGTTGGTTGCCGGTTGCGGGAAAAAGGGGCCTCTACTCTATCCTGACATGCTGGTCCCGGCTGCCGTGTCCGGTTTGACTGCCAGCCAGAGCGGCTCAAGCGTTAAGCTTGCCTTTGTGCTGCCCGATAAGGATTTGGCCGGGCGTTCCCTCCGGGATTTGGCCGGCGTAAGTATCTTCAAGCGTGTCGAGTCATCGCTTCAACAGCCCGATTGCCCCGCCTGCACAGACGATTTTCACCTTTTTCGCAAGCTCTATCTCGATCTGCCCGATGCCGCCCAGGTCTACGGCAACAAGGTTGTGCTCCTAGACAGCGAGACGCCCAGGGATACCGCCTACAGTTACTATGTTGTTCCCTTTGCCCGCGACAACTCCGTAGGGCCGAGTTCGGCGCCTGTGCGTGTGAGAGTGACGAGGTCACCGCTTCCTCCGGTTCTCCAGGTCCTGCCGGCGCCCACGGAGATCAAGCTGGAATTCGTGGCTCTGGCTCCCGAGGAAGGCACCCTTGTTGGATATAACGTGTATCGCGGCGCCAAAGGCGAACTCATGCCTTATCTGCCGCTGAACAAGGAGCCGCTTGCGGAAACCGTCTATGTGGATTCTGGCCTTGAGCGCAAGATGGTCTATCGCTATGTGGTTAGGGCGGTGGTGCGTATGCCGTGGGGTGGGATCGCCGAAAGTGTTGCGTCAAACGAAGAGGAAGGGGCCTTGAAGGAAGAGGAGTGA
- the argH gene encoding argininosuccinate lyase, whose product MSKDKLWGGRFTQPTDKFVEEFTASIQFDKRLYHQDIRGSIAHARMLGKQGIIPMEDVEQIVHGLQQILQQIEAGEFDFSIALEDIHMNIESRLSAKIGEAGKRLHTGRSRNDQVALDIRLYLRDEIVDITTYLDLLIDALLGQAETNLDVIMPGFTHLQTAQPILFSHHLMAYVEMFKRDKGRMDDCLKRVNVLPLGAGALAGTTFPIDREYVAEQLNFPAITRNSLDSVSDRDFGLEFLAASSILMMHLSRFSEELILWSTSEFRFIELSDGFCTGSSIMPQKKNPDVPELVRGKTGRVYGNLMALLTVMKSLPLAYNKDMQEDKEPLFDTIDTVKGSLKIFADMIKEMRVNEASMRRAAGYGFSTATDVADYLVRKGLAFRDAHEVVGKAVAYCVENEMDITELSLAEWQLFSAKIDNDIFEAITVEASVNARNVPGGTARVRVESEIRAAREGK is encoded by the coding sequence ATGTCCAAAGACAAGCTGTGGGGCGGTCGCTTCACCCAGCCCACCGATAAATTCGTTGAGGAGTTCACCGCCTCGATCCAGTTCGACAAGCGTCTCTATCACCAGGATATCCGCGGCTCCATTGCCCACGCCCGCATGTTGGGCAAGCAGGGGATCATCCCCATGGAGGATGTGGAGCAGATCGTCCACGGCCTGCAGCAGATCCTGCAGCAGATCGAGGCGGGAGAGTTCGACTTCTCCATCGCGCTGGAAGACATCCACATGAATATCGAGTCGAGGCTGTCCGCCAAAATCGGCGAGGCTGGCAAGCGCCTGCATACCGGCCGCTCGCGCAACGATCAGGTAGCTCTGGATATTCGCCTTTATCTGCGGGATGAGATCGTGGATATCACCACCTATCTTGACCTGCTGATCGACGCGCTTTTGGGGCAGGCCGAGACGAATCTTGATGTGATCATGCCCGGTTTCACCCATCTGCAAACCGCCCAGCCGATCCTGTTCAGCCACCACCTTATGGCCTATGTAGAGATGTTCAAGCGCGACAAGGGACGCATGGATGACTGCCTGAAACGGGTCAACGTGCTCCCCCTGGGAGCCGGCGCCCTGGCTGGCACAACCTTTCCCATAGACCGGGAGTACGTGGCCGAGCAGCTCAATTTCCCCGCGATTACTCGCAACTCCTTGGATTCTGTTTCGGATCGGGATTTCGGCCTGGAATTTCTGGCGGCGTCATCGATCCTGATGATGCATCTGTCCCGGTTTTCCGAGGAGTTGATCCTCTGGTCCACCAGCGAGTTCCGGTTCATCGAACTGTCGGACGGCTTCTGCACCGGTTCGTCCATCATGCCCCAGAAGAAGAACCCGGACGTACCCGAACTGGTGCGGGGCAAAACCGGCAGGGTCTACGGCAATCTGATGGCGCTTTTGACGGTGATGAAGTCGCTGCCGCTGGCCTACAACAAGGATATGCAGGAGGACAAGGAACCTCTTTTCGACACCATCGACACAGTTAAGGGGAGCCTCAAGATCTTTGCTGACATGATCAAGGAGATGCGGGTCAACGAGGCGTCCATGCGTCGCGCCGCCGGTTATGGTTTTTCCACCGCCACAGACGTGGCCGACTACCTGGTGCGCAAAGGGCTTGCCTTCCGCGACGCCCATGAGGTGGTAGGGAAGGCGGTAGCCTACTGCGTCGAAAACGAGATGGACATCACCGAGCTTTCGCTGGCCGAGTGGCAGCTGTTTTCGGCCAAGATCGACAATGATATCTTCGAGGCCATAACTGTCGAGGCCAGCGTCAATGCCCGCAACGTCCCTGGCGGTACGGCCAGGGTCCGGGTCGAGAGCGAGATTCGCGCCGCGCGTGAGGGAAAGTAG
- a CDS encoding ExeA family protein, whose amino-acid sequence MYCDFFGFTEKPFTITPNPQFIYLSGNHREAFAHLLYGIDSHAGFIAMTGEVGTGKTTVLRTLLSQLDPEKYKSALIFNPCLSGEQLLASICRDFGIEAAEKNSFAYLEVLNRYLLEQNAAGRTLVLVIDEAQNLAPEVLEQVRMISNLETERDKLIQIILAGQPELDAVFNRHDLRQLNQRITVRCRLSPMGLDDTKEYISHRLKISGSRIPGLFSEGAVKRIYRVSGGIPRLINVACEQALLMAWTRESLTVTPDIAAKVIAEAGFAGPRRGLWKRIAGLFFPGK is encoded by the coding sequence ATGTACTGTGATTTTTTCGGATTCACCGAAAAGCCTTTTACGATCACGCCCAATCCCCAGTTCATCTACCTGAGCGGCAACCATCGCGAGGCGTTTGCCCATCTTCTGTACGGCATCGACAGTCATGCCGGTTTTATCGCCATGACCGGCGAGGTCGGCACCGGCAAGACCACGGTGCTGCGGACCTTATTGTCGCAACTCGACCCGGAAAAATACAAAAGCGCTCTGATCTTCAACCCCTGCCTGTCGGGAGAACAGCTTCTGGCGAGCATCTGCCGGGATTTCGGTATCGAGGCTGCGGAGAAGAACAGTTTTGCTTACCTGGAGGTCCTTAACCGCTACTTGTTGGAGCAGAATGCCGCCGGCCGCACCTTGGTACTGGTGATCGACGAGGCCCAGAACCTGGCTCCTGAGGTCCTGGAACAGGTACGCATGATATCCAATCTGGAGACGGAGCGGGACAAACTTATCCAGATTATTCTGGCCGGTCAGCCCGAACTCGATGCCGTATTCAACCGCCACGATCTGCGGCAGCTTAACCAACGCATCACGGTTCGCTGCAGGCTGTCGCCCATGGGACTGGACGACACGAAAGAGTATATCAGTCATCGTCTGAAGATCTCCGGGAGTCGTATTCCAGGGCTGTTCTCCGAGGGGGCGGTGAAACGCATCTACCGCGTTTCGGGCGGTATTCCCCGCCTTATCAATGTTGCCTGCGAGCAGGCGCTGCTCATGGCCTGGACGCGGGAAAGCCTGACGGTAACGCCGGACATAGCCGCCAAGGTCATTGCCGAAGCCGGGTTTGCGGGTCCCCGTAGGGGCCTTTGGAAACGAATCGCCGGTCTGTTCTTTCCGGGAAAGTGA
- the hemL gene encoding glutamate-1-semialdehyde 2,1-aminomutase, with translation MNHTRSSALFQQAKTAIPGGVNSPVRAFKSVGADPLFIKKAAGSTIYDEDGNAFVDYVGSWGPMIVGHCHPQVIEAVKRTMDNGASFGAPTEQETILATMVIEAVPSIEMVRMVSSGTEATMSAIRLARGYTGRDNILKFSGCYHGHADSLLVKAGSGAATFGVPDSPGVPADFAKHTLTAEYNSLDSVRKLVDENRGTIACIIVEPVAGNMGTVPPREGFLEGLREICTNEGIILIFDEVMSGFRVAYGGAQSLFGITPDMTTLGKIIGGGLPVGAFGGKREIMEKLSPSGGIYQAGTLSGNPLAMSAGIATLGLLKQPGFYEGLEEKSRQVAEGIAKAAKTAGYPIYSTRVGSMFCAFFSKNEVYDWPTASACDTTAFAKYFLAMLDEGIYLAPSQFETAFVSAALSEADMEKTIAAAAKCFRLIA, from the coding sequence ATGAACCACACTCGCTCCAGCGCACTCTTCCAACAGGCCAAAACAGCGATTCCCGGCGGCGTCAATAGCCCGGTCAGGGCATTTAAGTCCGTGGGAGCCGACCCGCTTTTCATCAAAAAGGCAGCCGGAAGCACTATCTACGACGAGGACGGCAACGCCTTCGTGGACTACGTCGGCTCCTGGGGGCCAATGATCGTGGGGCACTGCCATCCTCAGGTGATCGAGGCGGTCAAGCGCACCATGGACAACGGCGCAAGTTTTGGCGCGCCGACGGAACAGGAAACCATCCTGGCCACCATGGTGATTGAGGCAGTTCCCTCCATCGAAATGGTGCGAATGGTCAGTTCCGGGACAGAAGCCACCATGAGCGCCATCCGTCTGGCCCGCGGCTACACCGGGCGAGACAACATCCTCAAATTTTCCGGCTGCTACCACGGCCATGCAGATTCCCTGCTGGTCAAGGCCGGCTCAGGTGCCGCCACATTCGGCGTGCCCGACTCTCCCGGCGTACCTGCGGATTTTGCCAAACATACCCTGACGGCAGAATACAACTCCCTCGACTCGGTGAGAAAACTGGTGGACGAGAACAGGGGCACCATTGCCTGCATCATCGTAGAGCCGGTGGCAGGCAACATGGGGACCGTCCCGCCGCGGGAAGGTTTCCTGGAGGGATTGCGGGAGATATGCACCAACGAGGGCATCATTCTGATCTTCGACGAGGTCATGTCCGGCTTCCGGGTGGCCTACGGCGGTGCCCAGTCCCTGTTCGGCATCACCCCCGACATGACCACCTTGGGCAAGATTATCGGCGGCGGTCTACCGGTGGGCGCCTTTGGCGGCAAGCGCGAGATCATGGAAAAACTGTCCCCATCCGGCGGCATCTACCAGGCAGGCACACTCTCGGGCAACCCGCTGGCCATGTCGGCAGGAATCGCGACCCTTGGCCTGCTCAAGCAGCCCGGGTTCTATGAAGGGTTGGAGGAGAAGAGCCGCCAAGTAGCGGAAGGCATCGCCAAGGCAGCCAAGACGGCCGGCTACCCGATCTATTCCACCCGGGTCGGCAGCATGTTCTGCGCCTTCTTCAGCAAAAACGAGGTCTACGACTGGCCGACCGCCTCCGCATGTGACACCACGGCGTTCGCCAAATATTTCCTGGCCATGCTGGATGAAGGAATCTATCTGGCGCCGTCCCAGTTTGAGACAGCTTTCGTGTCGGCCGCCCTCAGCGAGGCTGATATGGAAAAGACCATCGCCGCCGCCGCGAAATGCTTCCGTTTGATTGCCTAG
- a CDS encoding NADH-quinone oxidoreductase subunit C, whose amino-acid sequence MAENNRAVVKLKEKFASSIIEVVEFRGEVTVTIKKQDLLAVLGFLKQSLQYNLLTDVTAIDYLGKKEERFMMVYQLYSIPNKDRLRIKAAVSEEECRIESATQVWATANWLEREVYDLFGITFDNHPDLRRILMTPDWEGYPLRKDYPLQGPGREPYKGRLS is encoded by the coding sequence ATGGCAGAAAACAATCGTGCAGTAGTCAAGCTGAAAGAAAAGTTCGCCTCCTCCATCATTGAGGTCGTCGAATTTCGGGGTGAAGTGACGGTAACGATCAAAAAGCAAGATCTTCTGGCTGTCCTTGGCTTTTTGAAACAGTCTCTTCAGTACAATCTGCTCACGGACGTGACCGCGATTGACTATCTGGGTAAGAAGGAAGAGCGGTTCATGATGGTCTACCAGCTCTATTCCATTCCCAACAAGGACCGGCTGCGCATCAAGGCTGCCGTTTCCGAGGAAGAATGCCGTATCGAGAGCGCCACCCAGGTGTGGGCCACCGCCAACTGGCTGGAGCGCGAGGTCTATGACCTGTTCGGCATCACCTTCGACAACCACCCAGACCTGCGCCGCATCCTGATGACACCTGACTGGGAAGGTTATCCGTTGCGCAAGGACTATCCGCTCCAAGGTCCGGGCAGGGAACCCTACAAGGGGCGCTTGTCGTAA
- the atpE gene encoding ATP synthase F0 subunit C → MSFFTMCVLAAGIGMALGTLGTGIGQGLAVKSAVEGVSRNPGASGKILTTMMIGLAMIESLAIYALVVCLIILFANPYKEIATKLAETVAK, encoded by the coding sequence ATGAGCTTTTTCACGATGTGCGTTCTGGCAGCAGGTATCGGCATGGCACTGGGCACCCTGGGTACCGGCATCGGTCAGGGTCTGGCAGTTAAAAGCGCCGTTGAGGGCGTTTCCCGTAACCCCGGCGCTTCCGGCAAAATCCTGACCACCATGATGATCGGTCTGGCCATGATCGAGTCCCTGGCCATCTACGCCCTGGTTGTCTGCCTGATCATCCTGTTCGCCAACCCCTACAAAGAGATCGCAACCAAGCTGGCCGAAACCGTCGCCAAGTAA
- the nuoD gene encoding NADH dehydrogenase (quinone) subunit D has translation MATTEKMTLNMGPQHPSTHGVLRLVLELDGEVITKITPDIGYLHRGVEKLSEYRTYHQVLPLTDRLDYLAPMHNNLGYILAVEKLLDIQVPERAQTIRIIMAELTRLESHLVWIACHALDIGAMTVFIYAFREREVVMETYELISGARMTSNFFRAGGLSQDVPPEFEKKVRDFVDSMPGFLDQYEGLLTTNPIWLKRTVGNGIISAEDAIDMGITGPALRGSGVDWDLRRDNPYSGYEGYQFQIPVGENCDTFDRYKVRLVEMREACKIITQALDRLKPGPVLADCPQVCYPPKESVYNSIEGLIHHFKIASEGYPVPEGEVYQGVENPKGELGYYIVSDGSSKPYRMRIRPPSFVNLQAIEKMAKGSMIADLVAVIGTLDIVLGEIDR, from the coding sequence ATGGCTACTACGGAAAAGATGACGCTGAATATGGGGCCGCAGCATCCCAGTACCCACGGGGTTCTCAGGCTCGTTCTCGAGCTGGACGGCGAGGTGATCACCAAGATCACTCCGGACATTGGCTACCTGCACCGCGGGGTGGAGAAACTCTCCGAGTACCGCACCTATCACCAGGTCCTGCCGTTAACCGACCGCCTCGACTACCTGGCGCCCATGCACAACAACCTGGGGTATATCCTGGCGGTTGAAAAGTTGTTGGACATCCAGGTTCCTGAACGTGCCCAGACCATACGGATCATCATGGCCGAGTTGACGCGCCTCGAATCTCATCTTGTGTGGATCGCCTGTCACGCCCTTGATATCGGCGCCATGACGGTATTCATCTACGCCTTCCGCGAACGCGAGGTTGTCATGGAGACCTATGAATTGATCTCCGGCGCCCGCATGACCTCCAACTTCTTCCGCGCAGGCGGGCTCTCACAGGATGTGCCGCCCGAATTCGAGAAGAAAGTGCGTGATTTTGTCGATTCCATGCCCGGCTTTCTGGATCAGTATGAAGGGCTTTTGACCACCAACCCGATCTGGCTCAAGCGTACGGTCGGCAACGGTATCATTTCGGCCGAGGATGCCATCGACATGGGCATCACCGGTCCGGCCCTGCGCGGTTCCGGCGTGGATTGGGATCTGCGCCGCGACAATCCCTACAGCGGATACGAGGGGTATCAGTTCCAGATACCGGTGGGAGAGAACTGCGACACCTTTGACCGTTACAAGGTGCGCTTGGTGGAGATGCGCGAGGCTTGCAAGATCATTACCCAAGCTCTGGACAGGCTCAAGCCCGGACCGGTGCTGGCCGATTGCCCGCAGGTCTGTTATCCCCCCAAGGAAAGCGTCTATAACTCCATCGAAGGCCTGATCCACCACTTCAAGATCGCCTCGGAAGGGTATCCCGTCCCGGAAGGTGAGGTCTACCAGGGAGTTGAGAATCCCAAGGGCGAATTGGGGTACTACATTGTCAGTGACGGTAGCTCCAAGCCCTACCGCATGCGGATCCGGCCTCCCTCATTCGTCAATCTCCAGGCCATCGAGAAGATGGCTAAGGGGTCCATGATAGCTGACTTGGTGGCGGTAATTGGAACGCTGGACATCGTTCTTGGCGAAATTGACAGATAA
- a CDS encoding NAD(P)H-dependent oxidoreductase subunit E: MSEAVAQQAEEQEPEVDLSIADKVIDKYIDLPGNLMPVLQAVQDEYGYVPRKVAEHVAERLNVYPSQIYGVLTFYAQFHLKPRGRFIIRVCVGTACHVSGAPRIVETFFDKLHIGHAETTPDLRYTFEKVACLGACGMAPLAMVNDDTFGKMTVQKVDEIIAEYNQRPMK, translated from the coding sequence ATGAGTGAAGCAGTTGCGCAACAGGCTGAAGAGCAGGAACCGGAAGTAGACCTCTCCATAGCCGATAAGGTTATCGACAAATACATCGATCTGCCGGGGAACCTGATGCCGGTCCTTCAAGCGGTTCAGGACGAGTACGGGTATGTGCCCCGCAAGGTCGCCGAACATGTCGCCGAGCGGCTGAATGTCTACCCCAGCCAGATCTACGGTGTTCTGACTTTTTATGCCCAGTTTCATCTGAAGCCCCGCGGACGTTTCATTATCCGGGTCTGTGTCGGGACCGCCTGTCATGTTTCGGGCGCTCCACGTATCGTCGAAACCTTCTTCGACAAACTGCACATCGGCCACGCCGAAACCACACCCGATCTGCGCTATACCTTTGAGAAGGTTGCCTGCCTGGGCGCCTGCGGCATGGCACCCTTGGCCATGGTCAACGATGACACCTTCGGCAAGATGACCGTCCAGAAGGTTGACGAGATAATTGCCGAATACAACCAGCGGCCGATGAAATAG
- a CDS encoding NADH-quinone oxidoreductase subunit B gives MGVDNPLGDNIITTSLDALVNWSRKSSIWPMTFGLACCAIEMMATGASHNDLDRFGIIFRASPRQSDCIIIAGTVTKKMLPVIKTVYEQMPEPKWVIAMGACACSGGIFDTYSVVQGIDEALPVDVYIPGCPPRPEALLYGLMKLQDKIMHDKNSFGSAIGLGNRIESAAA, from the coding sequence ATGGGAGTAGATAATCCGCTTGGCGACAACATCATAACCACGTCCCTGGATGCGCTCGTCAACTGGTCCAGAAAGTCGTCCATCTGGCCCATGACCTTTGGTCTGGCCTGCTGTGCCATCGAGATGATGGCGACGGGCGCCTCCCATAACGACCTTGACCGTTTCGGCATCATCTTTCGTGCCTCTCCCCGGCAGTCGGACTGCATCATCATTGCCGGTACGGTCACCAAGAAGATGCTGCCGGTCATTAAAACCGTCTATGAGCAGATGCCTGAACCCAAATGGGTCATTGCCATGGGCGCTTGCGCCTGTTCCGGCGGGATCTTCGACACCTACAGCGTTGTGCAGGGGATTGATGAGGCGCTTCCGGTCGACGTCTATATTCCGGGCTGCCCCCCGCGTCCCGAGGCGCTCCTGTACGGCCTCATGAAATTGCAGGACAAGATCATGCATGACAAAAATTCGTTCGGCTCCGCCATTGGCCTTGGCAACAGGATCGAATCGGCTGCCGCTTAA